Proteins encoded by one window of Micromonospora coxensis:
- the tsaD gene encoding tRNA (adenosine(37)-N6)-threonylcarbamoyltransferase complex transferase subunit TsaD, which yields MADEPLVLGIETSCDETGVGIVRGHTLLADALASSVEQHARFGGVVPEVASRAHLEAIVPTMDRALREAGVTLADIDAIAVTSGPGLAGALLVGVAAAKGYALAAEKPVYGVNHLAAHVAVDTLEHGPLPEPAIAMLVSGGHSSLLLVDDLARGVTPLGATIDDAAGEAFDKVARLLGLPFPGGPYIDREARAGDPAAIGFPRGLTAAKDLAAHRYDFSFSGLKTAVARWVEARQRAGEAVPVADVAASFQEAVCDVLVTKAIDACRTNGVGTLVIGGGVAANSRLRAMAEHRAAKHGIRVRVPRPKLCTDNGAMVAALGSHLVAAGVAPSRLDLPADSALPLTTVSV from the coding sequence ATGGCTGACGAACCCCTGGTCCTGGGCATCGAGACCTCCTGCGACGAGACCGGCGTCGGCATCGTGCGGGGGCACACCCTGCTGGCCGACGCGCTCGCCTCCAGCGTCGAGCAGCACGCCCGCTTCGGCGGGGTGGTGCCCGAGGTGGCCAGCCGGGCCCACCTGGAGGCGATCGTGCCGACCATGGACCGGGCGCTGCGGGAGGCGGGCGTCACCCTCGCCGACATCGACGCGATCGCCGTCACCTCCGGCCCCGGGCTGGCCGGCGCGCTGCTGGTCGGCGTGGCCGCCGCCAAGGGCTACGCGCTCGCCGCCGAGAAGCCCGTGTACGGGGTGAACCACCTCGCCGCGCACGTCGCCGTGGACACCCTGGAGCACGGCCCGCTGCCGGAGCCGGCGATCGCCATGCTGGTCTCCGGCGGGCACTCCTCGCTGCTGCTCGTCGACGACCTGGCGCGTGGGGTCACCCCGCTCGGGGCCACCATCGACGACGCCGCCGGGGAGGCGTTCGACAAGGTGGCCCGGCTGCTCGGGCTGCCGTTCCCCGGTGGGCCGTACATCGACCGGGAGGCCCGGGCCGGCGACCCGGCGGCGATCGGGTTCCCGCGTGGGCTGACGGCGGCGAAGGATCTCGCGGCGCACCGCTACGACTTCTCCTTCTCCGGCCTGAAGACGGCGGTGGCCCGCTGGGTGGAGGCCCGGCAGCGGGCCGGCGAGGCGGTGCCGGTGGCCGACGTGGCGGCCTCGTTCCAGGAGGCGGTCTGCGACGTGCTCGTCACCAAGGCGATCGACGCCTGCCGGACCAACGGGGTCGGGACGCTGGTGATCGGCGGGGGAGTGGCGGCCAACTCGCGGCTGCGGGCGATGGCCGAGCACCGGGCCGCGAAGCACGGCATCCGGGTGCGCGTACCCCGGCCGAAGCTCTGCACCGACAACGGCGCCATGGTCGCGGCGCTCGGCTCGCACCTGGTCGCGGCCGGGGTGGCGCCGAGCCGGCTCGACCTGCCCGCCGACTCGGCCCTGCCGCTGACCACGGTCAGCGTGTGA
- a CDS encoding DUF4142 domain-containing protein codes for MAPLESARRRRGHRTHRVAVLLVTLLAGLVALPGVATAAPAAQLNAADMTLLNGVRLAGLWEMPAGQMAAEKGQSARVREIGAEIARQHEQLDLLVVAAANKLGTTLPTDATAEQKGWLGEMQEATGAQFDQIFVTRLRVAHGKIFPVIGAVRAATRDATVRKLADQTNKFVTDHMLMLESTGLVRWQQMPPAAMPPAQSDSLIAAAQAGAPARPTTSVGTTVVWMVFLLALGVGGFTTWRILRRN; via the coding sequence ATGGCACCGCTGGAATCCGCACGTCGTCGGCGAGGGCACCGGACCCACCGGGTGGCGGTGCTGCTCGTCACGCTCCTGGCCGGGCTGGTGGCCCTGCCGGGCGTGGCCACGGCCGCTCCGGCCGCGCAACTCAACGCCGCCGACATGACGCTGCTCAACGGCGTCCGGTTGGCCGGCCTCTGGGAGATGCCGGCCGGGCAGATGGCCGCCGAGAAGGGACAGTCGGCCCGGGTCCGCGAGATCGGCGCGGAGATCGCCCGGCAGCACGAGCAACTCGACCTGCTCGTCGTCGCCGCCGCCAACAAGCTCGGCACCACGCTTCCCACCGACGCCACCGCCGAGCAGAAGGGGTGGCTGGGCGAGATGCAGGAGGCCACCGGCGCGCAGTTCGACCAGATCTTCGTGACCCGGCTCCGGGTGGCGCACGGCAAGATCTTCCCGGTGATCGGCGCGGTGCGGGCGGCCACCCGCGACGCCACCGTCCGCAAGCTCGCCGACCAGACCAACAAGTTCGTCACCGACCACATGCTGATGCTGGAGAGCACCGGGCTGGTCCGCTGGCAGCAGATGCCGCCGGCCGCCATGCCGCCCGCGCAGAGCGACTCGCTGATCGCCGCCGCCCAGGCCGGCGCGCCCGCGCGCCCCACGACCAGCGTGGGCACCACCGTCGTCTGGATGGTCTTCCTGCTCGCGCTCGGCGTCGGCGGCTTCACCACCTGGCGCATCCTGCGCCGCAACTGA
- a CDS encoding VCBS repeat domain-containing M23 family metallopeptidase, translated as MFTRSLRRAATAVLALVALAAVTVATPASAAGTRPLFQVPFPCGETWKMATYDGHGSYKIDFTHSSGNSLGRSILASAGGTVSFSGWGDSGGWWVMIDHGGGWQTQYLHMQYAPAVKQGQSVAIGQRIGYVGSTGYSTGPHLHYVQYADGARTEAYFNGVRSGMTTDASADRWITSANCGSAPRSTETVSDFSGDGYADVLGVDSVGDLYYYPNNNKSLSTRTKIGHNWGTFKHVMADDWSGDGHADVLGVDSVGDLYYYPNNNNSLSTRTKIGHGWSTFKHVMAADWSGDEQADVLAVDANGYLWYYAHNGAGLSAPVQIGHGWSTFKHVTAADWSGDGQADVLAVDANGYLWYYPHNGAGLSAPVKIGNGWGTFKHVFASDFSGDGQADVLGVDAGGYLWYYPHWGTGFGTPVKLGHNWGTFPFVM; from the coding sequence TTGTTCACACGTTCTCTTCGCCGTGCCGCCACGGCGGTGCTGGCCCTGGTCGCCCTGGCGGCCGTCACCGTCGCCACGCCTGCCTCCGCCGCCGGTACCCGGCCGCTCTTCCAGGTGCCGTTCCCGTGCGGCGAGACCTGGAAGATGGCCACCTACGACGGCCACGGCAGCTACAAGATCGACTTCACCCACTCCAGCGGCAACAGCCTGGGCCGGTCCATCCTCGCGTCGGCCGGTGGCACGGTGAGTTTCTCCGGCTGGGGAGACAGCGGCGGCTGGTGGGTCATGATCGACCACGGCGGCGGCTGGCAGACCCAGTACCTGCACATGCAGTACGCGCCTGCGGTCAAGCAGGGCCAGTCGGTCGCCATCGGCCAGCGGATCGGCTACGTCGGCAGCACCGGTTACTCGACCGGCCCGCACCTGCACTACGTCCAGTACGCCGACGGTGCCCGGACCGAGGCCTACTTCAACGGGGTCCGGTCCGGAATGACCACCGACGCCAGCGCCGACCGCTGGATCACCAGCGCCAACTGCGGCAGTGCCCCTCGCTCGACGGAGACCGTCTCCGACTTCAGCGGTGACGGCTACGCGGACGTGCTGGGCGTCGACTCGGTGGGCGACCTGTACTACTACCCGAACAACAACAAGAGCCTGTCGACCCGGACGAAGATCGGCCACAACTGGGGCACGTTCAAGCACGTCATGGCCGACGACTGGAGCGGTGACGGCCACGCGGACGTGCTGGGCGTCGACTCGGTGGGCGACCTGTACTACTACCCGAACAACAACAACAGCCTGTCGACCCGGACGAAGATCGGCCACGGGTGGAGCACGTTCAAGCACGTGATGGCCGCGGACTGGAGCGGTGACGAGCAGGCGGACGTGCTGGCCGTCGACGCCAACGGCTACCTGTGGTACTACGCGCACAACGGCGCCGGTCTCAGCGCGCCGGTGCAGATCGGTCACGGCTGGAGCACCTTCAAGCACGTGACGGCCGCGGACTGGAGCGGTGACGGGCAGGCGGACGTGTTGGCCGTCGATGCCAACGGCTACCTGTGGTACTACCCGCACAACGGCGCCGGCCTCAGCGCTCCGGTCAAGATCGGTAACGGCTGGGGCACGTTCAAGCACGTCTTCGCCTCCGACTTCTCCGGCGACGGTCAGGCGGACGTGCTCGGCGTCGACGCCGGCGGCTACCTGTGGTACTACCCGCACTGGGGCACCGGCTTCGGCACCCCGGTCAAGCTCGGTCACAACTGGGGCACGTTCCCGTTCGTGATGTGA